The proteins below are encoded in one region of Sulfurospirillum tamanense:
- the cas6 gene encoding CRISPR system precrRNA processing endoribonuclease RAMP protein Cas6: protein MLLFHKIDVLVMPTEHPPPFFLGSALRGAFGHALKHVACTQTLQKCTQCAASGQCVYFMFYEHKNFSHPYRFSKGLGESHYDFSLYLFEEACGYLPVVAKALRYMLEVQGLHVGRETFVLKSLTCNGIAIEKTLVPQSFIPDTVESCAKVIFETPLRIKSDGRLLSTKPTLEGLIASVYHRLSELKHFPTTKSLTKPRYVEGKTHIIFQDLTRFSNRQEATMQLGGITGFVEYEQLDERSYMLLKLGEIMGLGKQTVFGLGEIRVSK from the coding sequence TTGCTACTCTTCCACAAAATCGATGTTTTGGTAATGCCAACAGAACATCCGCCGCCGTTTTTTCTTGGCTCTGCGCTTCGAGGAGCGTTTGGACATGCGCTAAAGCATGTTGCTTGTACCCAAACATTGCAAAAATGTACCCAGTGTGCTGCGAGTGGCCAGTGCGTTTATTTTATGTTTTATGAGCACAAAAATTTTTCCCATCCTTACCGTTTTTCCAAAGGGCTAGGGGAGAGTCATTATGATTTTAGTCTGTATTTGTTTGAAGAGGCCTGCGGATATTTGCCTGTGGTTGCGAAAGCATTGCGTTATATGTTGGAGGTTCAAGGGCTTCACGTGGGGCGTGAAACCTTTGTGCTTAAAAGTCTTACATGTAATGGCATAGCGATTGAAAAAACACTAGTTCCTCAATCATTTATACCAGACACAGTAGAGTCGTGCGCCAAGGTGATCTTTGAAACGCCACTACGCATTAAGAGTGATGGGCGTTTGTTGAGCACAAAACCTACGCTAGAGGGGTTGATTGCCTCGGTGTATCATCGTTTGAGTGAGCTTAAGCATTTTCCCACCACCAAATCTCTAACAAAACCTCGTTATGTAGAAGGAAAAACCCACATTATTTTTCAAGATCTCACGCGTTTTTCTAACCGACAAGAGGCTACGATGCAGCTTGGCGGCATTACGGGATTTGTGGAATATGAGCAACTTGACGAGCGTAGTTATATGCTCTTGAAGCTTGGGGAAATCATGGGACTTGGAAAGCAGACCGTGTTTGGATTGGGAGAGATTCGTGTTAGTAAATGA
- a CDS encoding A/G-specific adenine glycosylase, with product MNISTLQALHHSLHAWYAARGRHDLPWRHTRNPYKIYLSEIMLQQTQVTTVLTRFYDPFLARFPSLSSLSDAPLEAVLEQWQGLGYYTRARNLHACALTCKGFLPDSPEALYALPGIGKTTAHAILCFAYRQAFPILEANVKRILARLNALEAPSEKELWEHAWALLDRQNPFDYNQALMDLGALVCTAKNPSCATCPLSFTCKGIHTPTRFPAPKVKKTIPHHHRFALVLRQGDTLGLTQHTERFLHGLWGFPQSDTRPQGQHLGTVAHTYSHFKLTLEVFTCNASTEEITWFSKEALATLPLSSLERKILMLVAF from the coding sequence ATGAACATCTCCACACTTCAAGCCCTCCATCACTCCCTTCATGCGTGGTACGCTGCCCGTGGGCGGCATGATTTGCCGTGGCGGCATACGCGCAATCCTTACAAGATTTACCTTAGTGAAATCATGCTCCAACAAACCCAAGTGACCACGGTTTTGACGCGCTTTTACGACCCATTTTTGGCACGCTTTCCTAGCCTCTCTTCCCTGAGTGACGCGCCACTTGAAGCGGTGCTAGAGCAGTGGCAAGGGCTTGGCTACTACACCAGAGCGCGCAACTTACACGCCTGCGCCCTTACATGTAAGGGTTTTTTGCCCGACTCCCCCGAAGCATTGTACGCATTGCCGGGCATCGGCAAAACCACCGCCCACGCTATTTTATGTTTTGCTTACAGGCAAGCTTTTCCCATCCTAGAAGCCAATGTCAAACGCATCCTAGCGCGCTTAAACGCCCTTGAAGCGCCTAGCGAAAAAGAGCTTTGGGAACACGCGTGGGCCTTGCTTGATAGGCAAAATCCATTTGACTACAACCAAGCGCTGATGGACTTGGGCGCACTGGTTTGCACCGCCAAAAACCCCTCTTGCGCCACCTGTCCGCTAAGCTTTACATGTAAAGGCATCCACACCCCCACGCGCTTTCCCGCGCCAAAAGTCAAAAAAACCATTCCTCACCACCACCGTTTTGCCCTCGTTTTGCGCCAAGGCGACACTCTTGGTCTCACCCAACACACGGAGCGTTTTTTGCACGGACTGTGGGGCTTTCCCCAGTCCGACACGCGCCCGCAAGGCCAACACCTTGGCACCGTGGCGCACACCTACAGCCACTTCAAACTCACCCTCGAAGTCTTTACATGTAACGCATCCACAGAAGAAATAACGTGGTTTTCCAAAGAAGCCCTCGCCACCTTACCCCTTTCCTCACTGGAGCGTAAAATCCTCATGTTGGTAGCTTTTTAA